In Methanomicrobia archaeon, one DNA window encodes the following:
- a CDS encoding 30S ribosomal protein S3ae, producing MAKKRVKDKWKAKAWYTVLAPQMFGDVKAGDTVSDDPAKLLGRRVEMTVDELTGRLIKNSNMKLLLEIYEVDHTNAYTRFIGHKIDGDYLRSLARKRSSKVDSNIEVVTKDGETIRVKSSCFTLKKASESQIREIRKIMEDVIRNRAASLEFNKYLQEIILGKLSSDIYKVAKKIYPVRRVEIAKTERSLAPV from the coding sequence CTGGCAAAGAAAAGAGTGAAAGATAAGTGGAAAGCGAAAGCGTGGTACACGGTATTAGCACCGCAGATGTTCGGCGATGTAAAAGCGGGCGATACGGTCTCGGACGATCCAGCCAAGTTACTCGGCAGAAGGGTGGAGATGACGGTGGATGAACTTACCGGCAGACTCATAAAGAATTCAAATATGAAATTATTGCTTGAAATCTATGAAGTTGACCATACCAATGCTTATACCCGATTCATAGGGCATAAGATAGATGGCGATTATCTCCGCAGTTTAGCGCGTAAGCGGAGTTCGAAGGTCGACTCGAATATCGAGGTCGTGACTAAGGATGGCGAGACCATCCGCGTGAAGTCGTCCTGTTTCACCCTGAAGAAAGCGAGTGAATCGCAGATAAGAGAGATCAGGAAGATAATGGAGGACGTAATCAGGAATAGGGCGGCAAGCTTGGAATTTAATAAATATCTGCAGGAGATCATACTCGGAAAACTGTCTTCGGACATCTATAAGGTTGCGAAGAAAATCTATCCCGTGCGGCGGGTGGAGATA